From Proteiniborus sp. MB09-C3, the proteins below share one genomic window:
- the dhaM gene encoding dihydroxyacetone kinase phosphoryl donor subunit DhaM produces MIGIVIVSHSNKISTGIVELCKEMVRDDIKIISAGGTRDGKLGTDATLIMEAIEEANSGDGVAILVDIGSSIMSSEIAVEMLPEDMRKNTIILNAPIVEGSLAAAIQACISNDLEDIKRAGMEAKYMDKVES; encoded by the coding sequence ATGATTGGAATAGTCATAGTATCTCATAGCAATAAAATATCTACTGGAATAGTGGAGCTGTGTAAGGAAATGGTAAGGGATGATATTAAGATAATATCTGCTGGTGGAACGAGAGACGGGAAATTAGGTACAGATGCAACTCTAATTATGGAAGCAATTGAAGAAGCCAATAGTGGTGATGGAGTAGCTATATTGGTTGATATTGGTAGCTCCATAATGAGTTCAGAAATAGCTGTAGAGATGCTGCCAGAAGATATGAGGAAAAATACTATTATTCTTAATGCGCCTATAGTTGAAGGCAGCTTAGCAGCTGCTATACAGGCATGTATTTCAAATGATTTGGAGGATATAAAAAGGGCTGGAATGGAAGCAAAATATATGGATAAGGTTGAAAGTTAA
- a CDS encoding glycerol-3-phosphate responsive antiterminator — MGDGFFRNIINNPIIAAINDMNKAEAAINSPCKIIFLLAGDIFNIKSIVGRVKENNKLIYVHIDLMEGFSKDVTALRFINEHICPDGIITTRGNLIKAAKEMSIFTIQRLFVLDSLSLDTGIKSIKSTRPDAVEILPGIMPRVAKSIHSETRIPVITGGLISEKDDVIQNLRSGAIGISTSKEDIWYM, encoded by the coding sequence ATGGGAGATGGATTTTTTAGAAATATCATTAATAATCCAATAATCGCAGCTATAAATGACATGAATAAAGCAGAGGCTGCTATTAACTCACCTTGTAAGATAATCTTTTTATTAGCTGGAGACATATTTAACATAAAAAGCATTGTAGGCAGAGTAAAGGAAAACAACAAGCTTATTTATGTTCACATAGATTTAATGGAAGGCTTTTCAAAAGATGTTACAGCTTTAAGGTTTATTAATGAACATATATGTCCAGACGGAATAATTACAACTAGAGGGAATCTAATAAAGGCTGCAAAGGAAATGAGTATTTTTACAATACAAAGACTATTTGTTTTAGATTCATTGTCCTTGGATACTGGAATAAAATCCATAAAAAGTACTAGGCCGGATGCAGTAGAAATATTGCCTGGAATTATGCCAAGAGTAGCTAAGTCAATACATAGTGAGACTAGAATTCCAGTAATAACTGGAGGATTAATAAGTGAAAAAGACGATGTAATCCAAAACTTAAGATCGGGTGCAATTGGCATATCTACTAGTAAGGAAGATATCTGGTATATGTAG
- the glpK gene encoding glycerol kinase GlpK, which produces MEKKYVLAFDQGTTSSRAVLFDNDGKIIGVAQKEFTQIYPKAGWVEHDPMEIWGTQSGVAREVLETAGVRPEEVAAIGITNQRETTVVWDKNTGKPVYNAIVWQCRRTASICDSLKARGLEEYIRENTGLVVDAYFSGTKVKWILDNVEGAKEKAENGELLFGNIDTWLIWNLTRGRVHVTDYSNASRTMLYNIRELKWDEKILEELNIPKSMLPEARPSSEIYGYTDEATFGGAMIPIAGIAGDQQAALFGQACFEPGMAKNTYGTGCFMLMNTGEEMVPSKNGLLTTIAWGVDGKVEYALEGSIFIAGAVVQWLRDELKLIDSAKDSEYFATRVEDNNGVYLVPAFVGLGAPYWDMYARGTIVGLTRGANRNHIIRAALESICYQTRDVLEAMQEDSGIDLQALKVDGGAVANNFLMQFQSDILGVPVHRPEVIETTALGAAYLAGLAVEFWESKEEIAKKWNVDRVFEHDMEEDKKDALYDGWKKAVGKALKWEEA; this is translated from the coding sequence ATGGAAAAGAAATATGTTTTAGCCTTTGACCAAGGAACTACAAGCTCGAGAGCAGTACTGTTTGATAATGATGGAAAGATAATAGGTGTTGCTCAAAAAGAATTTACACAGATATATCCTAAGGCTGGGTGGGTAGAGCATGATCCTATGGAAATATGGGGAACTCAGAGCGGAGTAGCAAGAGAAGTTCTAGAAACAGCAGGAGTTAGACCTGAGGAAGTTGCTGCCATAGGTATCACAAATCAAAGAGAAACCACAGTTGTTTGGGATAAAAATACTGGAAAACCAGTATACAATGCAATAGTTTGGCAATGTAGAAGAACTGCTTCCATATGTGATAGTCTGAAAGCAAGAGGACTCGAAGAATATATCAGAGAAAATACAGGACTTGTTGTAGATGCATATTTTTCTGGCACAAAAGTAAAATGGATATTAGATAATGTAGAAGGTGCTAAAGAAAAAGCAGAAAATGGAGAACTGTTATTTGGAAATATTGACACTTGGCTCATTTGGAATCTTACAAGAGGAAGGGTTCATGTAACTGATTATTCAAACGCTTCTAGAACCATGCTTTATAATATTAGAGAGCTTAAATGGGATGAGAAAATATTAGAAGAACTAAATATTCCTAAATCCATGCTTCCAGAAGCTAGACCATCTAGTGAAATCTATGGCTATACAGATGAAGCAACCTTTGGCGGCGCTATGATTCCAATAGCAGGCATAGCAGGAGACCAACAGGCTGCATTGTTCGGTCAGGCTTGCTTCGAGCCTGGTATGGCTAAGAATACCTATGGCACTGGATGCTTCATGCTGATGAATACAGGAGAAGAAATGGTTCCATCTAAGAATGGTCTTCTTACTACAATAGCATGGGGAGTAGATGGAAAAGTTGAATATGCTCTAGAAGGAAGTATATTCATAGCTGGTGCAGTAGTACAATGGCTAAGAGATGAATTGAAACTAATAGATAGTGCAAAGGATAGCGAGTACTTTGCAACAAGAGTAGAAGACAATAATGGAGTCTACTTAGTGCCGGCATTTGTTGGATTAGGAGCACCATATTGGGATATGTATGCAAGAGGAACTATAGTAGGCTTAACTAGGGGAGCAAACAGAAACCATATTATAAGAGCGGCTTTGGAGTCCATATGCTATCAAACTAGAGATGTTCTAGAGGCTATGCAAGAAGATTCAGGCATAGATCTTCAAGCTCTTAAGGTAGATGGCGGAGCAGTAGCTAACAACTTCTTAATGCAATTCCAATCAGATATTCTAGGCGTACCTGTTCATAGACCAGAGGTTATAGAAACAACAGCACTAGGAGCTGCATATCTAGCAGGTTTAGCAGTTGAATTCTGGGAGAGCAAGGAAGAAATAGCTAAGAAATGGAATGTCGATAGAGTATTTGAACATGATATGGAAGAAGATAAGAAGGACGCTTTATATGACGGCTGGAAGAAAGCTGTAGGTAAGGCACTTAAGTGGGAAGAAGCATAG
- a CDS encoding NAD(P)/FAD-dependent oxidoreductase — MYDIAIIGAGVIGAFIARELARYELNIVLIDKENDVSNGASKANSAIIHAGYDAKLGTNMAKFNSLGNPMFDKVCEELDVEFKRTGSFVVGFDDADMETIKELYQRGLDNEIEGLEIIDGDKVREMEPNLNDTIKGALYAPTCGIISPWELTIALAENAADNGVEILLNNEVVDIKKIELGYKIITNKREIDSKYVINCAGVYADKVNDMVSKDSFIITPRKGQYFVLDKSVGDFVNTVVFQCPSKVGKGILIAPTIHGNLLLGPDAEDIEDKDDVSTASENLEYIKEIAKNSSSSVPVSKVITTYSGLRSEVSTGDFIIGEAKDAKGFINVAGIKSPGLSSSPAIAEYVVDIMKGITGELKEKSDFNPRRRRVIRFNNLGDEEKAELIKKDPSFGRIICRCESVTEGEIVDIIRRNAGATTVDGVKRRARPGTGRCQGGFCGPRIVEILARELNKDMDEIVKDREGSYILIGNTNKGKK, encoded by the coding sequence ATGTATGACATTGCAATAATAGGGGCTGGTGTAATAGGAGCATTTATTGCAAGGGAGCTTGCACGATATGAGCTAAATATAGTGTTGATAGATAAAGAAAATGATGTATCTAATGGAGCTTCTAAGGCAAACAGCGCAATAATACATGCTGGATACGATGCTAAGCTAGGAACAAATATGGCGAAATTCAATTCACTGGGTAATCCTATGTTTGATAAAGTATGTGAAGAGCTGGATGTTGAGTTCAAGAGAACAGGCTCATTTGTTGTAGGATTTGATGATGCTGATATGGAAACAATAAAAGAGCTGTATCAACGAGGTTTGGATAATGAAATTGAAGGACTAGAGATAATTGATGGAGATAAAGTAAGAGAAATGGAGCCTAATTTAAACGATACAATAAAAGGAGCCCTATATGCACCTACCTGTGGGATTATCAGTCCATGGGAGTTGACTATAGCCTTGGCTGAAAATGCAGCAGATAATGGGGTAGAGATCTTACTAAATAATGAGGTTGTAGATATAAAAAAAATAGAATTAGGATATAAGATAATTACAAATAAAAGAGAGATAGATTCTAAATATGTAATAAACTGTGCAGGTGTCTATGCAGATAAAGTAAATGATATGGTATCTAAAGACTCATTTATAATAACTCCTAGGAAAGGACAATATTTTGTACTAGATAAAAGTGTAGGTGACTTTGTAAATACAGTAGTATTTCAATGCCCTTCAAAGGTTGGGAAGGGTATACTGATAGCACCAACTATTCATGGCAATTTACTATTAGGACCTGATGCAGAAGATATAGAGGATAAAGACGATGTTTCGACTGCTTCGGAAAATCTAGAGTATATAAAGGAAATTGCTAAAAATTCATCATCTAGTGTTCCTGTAAGTAAAGTAATAACTACGTATTCAGGTCTAAGATCAGAGGTCAGCACTGGAGACTTTATTATTGGAGAAGCAAAGGATGCAAAAGGATTTATAAATGTTGCAGGTATTAAATCTCCAGGTCTATCATCATCACCAGCTATAGCAGAATATGTAGTTGACATAATGAAAGGTATAACAGGGGAGCTCAAGGAAAAAAGTGACTTCAATCCAAGGAGAAGAAGAGTTATTAGATTTAATAATCTAGGTGATGAAGAGAAAGCTGAGCTAATAAAGAAAGATCCTAGTTTTGGGAGGATAATATGCAGATGTGAAAGTGTTACTGAAGGTGAAATAGTGGACATTATTAGAAGAAATGCAGGAGCAACTACAGTAGATGGAGTTAAGAGAAGAGCAAGACCAGGAACAGGAAGATGTCAGGGAGGATTTTGTGGGCCAAGAATAGTTGAGATATTAGCTAGGGAGCTTAATAAAGACATGGATGAAATAGTGAAAGATAGAGAAGGCTCATATATATTGATTGGCAATACAAATAAAGGGAAAAAATAA